A genome region from Streptomyces sp. NBC_01296 includes the following:
- the narH gene encoding nitrate reductase subunit beta, protein MPRSEATVGRVMAQVAMVMNLDKCIGCHTCSVTCKQTWTNRSGSEYAWFNNVETRPGQGYPRRWEDQEKWQGGWRLKRGRLVPRSGGRARRLATLFANPRLPSLADYYEPWTYDYENLINAPLGDDVPTAAPRSLIDGRPTAVTWGPNWDDDLGGGPEHLAADPVLEKMNERVRLEYEQAFMFYLPRICEHCLNPSCVAVCPSGAMYKRIEDGIVLVDQDRCRGWRMCVTGCPYKKVYFNDRTGKAEKCTLCYPRIEAGQPTVCSETCVGRLRYLGVILYDADKVGAAAATPDEKDLYEAQLDCFLDPDDPGVQHAAEQAGIPHDWITAARRSPVRTLISEYKVALPLHPEYRTMPMVWYIPPLSPIVESLTATGHDGEDPAKLFAAIDSMRIPIGYLAELFTAGDPAPVEAALCRLAAMRAHMRRINLGEEQDPAIAGSVGMDADGIEAMYRLLAVAKYEDRYVIPTGYTARHSEHADPGTGCSLDGEGGPGMYTADTFHAPLAGPDPEPVPGATGSTGSTGPTGSLSGRVNLLNWNGQGAPAGLFPRREQA, encoded by the coding sequence ATGCCCCGAAGCGAAGCGACCGTCGGACGCGTGATGGCACAGGTCGCGATGGTCATGAACCTCGACAAGTGCATCGGCTGCCACACCTGCTCGGTCACCTGCAAGCAGACCTGGACCAACCGGTCGGGCAGCGAGTACGCATGGTTCAACAACGTCGAGACCCGCCCCGGCCAGGGCTACCCGCGCCGCTGGGAGGACCAGGAGAAGTGGCAGGGCGGCTGGCGGCTCAAGCGGGGCCGCCTGGTGCCGCGCAGCGGCGGCCGGGCCCGCCGCCTCGCCACCCTCTTCGCCAACCCCCGCCTTCCCTCCCTGGCCGACTACTACGAGCCGTGGACGTACGACTACGAGAACCTGATCAACGCGCCGCTCGGCGACGACGTTCCCACCGCCGCCCCCCGCTCGTTGATCGACGGCCGTCCCACCGCGGTGACCTGGGGTCCCAACTGGGACGACGATCTGGGCGGCGGCCCGGAACACCTCGCCGCCGACCCCGTACTGGAGAAGATGAACGAGCGGGTCCGCCTGGAGTACGAGCAGGCGTTCATGTTCTACCTGCCACGGATCTGCGAGCACTGCCTGAACCCGTCGTGCGTGGCCGTGTGCCCGTCCGGGGCGATGTACAAGCGGATCGAGGACGGCATCGTCCTCGTCGACCAGGACCGCTGCCGGGGCTGGCGCATGTGCGTGACCGGATGCCCGTACAAGAAGGTCTACTTCAACGACCGCACCGGCAAGGCCGAGAAGTGCACGCTGTGCTACCCGCGCATCGAGGCCGGGCAGCCGACCGTGTGCTCCGAGACCTGCGTCGGCCGCCTGCGCTACCTCGGAGTCATCCTCTACGACGCCGACAAGGTCGGCGCCGCCGCCGCCACGCCCGACGAGAAGGACCTGTACGAGGCCCAGCTCGACTGCTTCCTCGACCCCGACGACCCCGGCGTGCAGCACGCGGCGGAACAGGCGGGGATCCCGCACGACTGGATCACCGCCGCCCGGCGCTCACCCGTACGCACCCTCATCAGCGAGTACAAGGTGGCGCTGCCACTGCACCCGGAGTACCGCACCATGCCGATGGTCTGGTACATCCCGCCGCTGTCGCCCATCGTGGAGTCCCTGACCGCCACGGGACACGACGGCGAGGACCCGGCGAAGCTCTTCGCCGCGATCGACTCGATGCGGATCCCCATCGGCTACCTGGCGGAGCTGTTCACGGCCGGCGACCCGGCCCCCGTGGAGGCGGCGCTGTGCCGCCTGGCCGCCATGCGGGCCCACATGCGCCGGATCAACCTCGGCGAGGAACAGGACCCCGCCATCGCCGGCTCGGTCGGCATGGACGCCGACGGCATCGAGGCCATGTACCGGCTGCTGGCCGTGGCCAAGTACGAGGACCGCTACGTCATCCCCACCGGGTACACCGCCCGGCACTCCGAACACGCCGACCCCGGGACCGGATGCAGCCTCGACGGCGAGGGCGGCCCCGGGATGTACACCGCCGACACCTTCCACGCCCCGCTCGCCGGCCCCGATCCCGAGCCCGTGCCGGGGGCCACCGGATCGACCGGATCGACCGGCCCTACCGGATCGCTGAGCGGCCGCGTCAACCTCCTCAACTGGAACGGCCAAGGCGCCCCGGCCGGACTCTTCCCCCGCCGGGAGCAGGCATGA
- a CDS encoding nitrate reductase subunit alpha: protein MLSRAPGTADGRAVFRADQGVNDTPYRERWAHDKVVRSTHGVNCTGSCSWQVYVKDGLITWETQATDYPSTGPDRPEYEPRGCPRGASFSWYTYSPTRVRYPHARGVLVEMYREAKQRLGGDPVAAWAELTTDPVKRRRYQAARGKGGLVRIGWQEALEIAAAAHVHTLAEHGPDRIAGFSPIPAMSMASHAVGARFHALIGAPMLSFYDWYADLPIASPQVFGDQTDVPESGDWWDAAYLMLWGSNVPVTRTPDAHWMAEARYRGQKVVVVSPDYADATKFADEWLHPHPGTDGAMAMAMGHVILKECFVERQVPYFTDYVKRFTDLPFLVELEEREPGRHVPGRFVTAADLRHARDAPDEATRRWMPVLLDAVTGGPVVPNGTLGDRWSKFSEGRWNLDLGDIEPLLSLYEGEDGLSARVVLPRFDEQGATLERSVPVQRLGDRLVTTVFDLMLAQYGVGRGGLDGQWPASYEDAAVPCTPAWQEAITSVPAGAVVRAAREFARTAEQTRGRCMIVMGAGTNHWFHSDTIYRSFLSLLLLTGCQGVNGGGWAHYVGQEKVRPYAGWQQLATASDWVRPSRQMAGTPYWYLHTDQWRYEGYAADALTSPTARGTFAGAHTADLVARSVRQGWMPSYPTFSANPLELGRQAHASWREPAAWVEQQLEAGRLAFACEDPDDPVNWPRVLTVWRANLIGSSAKGNEYFLRHLLGADDNASAAQAPQEHRPREVAWREEAPRGKLDLLLALDFRMTSTTLFADLVLPAATWYEKHDLSSTDMHPFVHAFSPAIDPPWQARTDFEIFHGLAAKVAELAHGRLEDAWDLVATALQHDTPGEAPPEGPTQPQYTLVKRDYTALADQLAAFGPLPDEHGMQVRGITVHTTPESHWLAERCGTAREGAARGRPLLDTDVKMCEAILALSGTTNGRVAAEGFRQLGVRCGPGSGLEELAASLAERRIVFSDTQARPVQVGASFEWSGKEGPERRYAPFTINTEHRKPWHTLTGRQHFYLDHEWIAEYGEQLPVYRPPLDLAALGDRPRQDTADAGRSVTVRYLTPHSKWSIHSEYQENLLMQTLARGGPVIWLGLEDAAAIGAADNDWIEAVNANGVVVARAVVSHRMPPGTVFMYHVQERLVNVPTSQTTGRRGGVHNALTRLLIKPTHLIGGHAQLCFAPNYYGPTGNQRDAVTVIRRRSQEVTY from the coding sequence ATGCTCAGCAGAGCGCCCGGGACGGCGGACGGCCGGGCGGTGTTCCGGGCCGATCAGGGGGTCAACGACACCCCGTACCGCGAGCGCTGGGCGCACGACAAGGTGGTCCGCTCCACGCACGGCGTGAACTGCACCGGGTCCTGCTCGTGGCAGGTGTACGTCAAGGACGGCCTGATCACGTGGGAGACGCAGGCGACCGACTACCCGTCGACGGGCCCCGACCGGCCGGAGTACGAACCCCGCGGCTGTCCCCGCGGAGCCTCGTTCTCCTGGTACACCTACTCGCCCACCCGCGTCCGCTATCCGCACGCCCGAGGCGTCCTGGTCGAGATGTACCGCGAGGCCAAACAGCGCCTCGGCGGGGACCCGGTCGCGGCCTGGGCGGAGCTCACCACCGATCCCGTCAAGCGGCGGCGCTACCAGGCGGCCCGCGGCAAGGGCGGCCTGGTCCGCATCGGCTGGCAGGAAGCCCTGGAGATCGCCGCGGCTGCGCATGTGCACACACTGGCGGAGCACGGCCCCGACCGGATCGCCGGGTTCTCGCCGATCCCCGCGATGTCGATGGCCTCGCACGCGGTCGGGGCCCGCTTCCACGCGCTGATCGGCGCTCCGATGCTGTCCTTCTACGACTGGTACGCGGATCTGCCCATCGCGTCGCCGCAGGTCTTCGGGGACCAGACCGACGTACCGGAGTCAGGGGACTGGTGGGACGCCGCCTACCTGATGCTGTGGGGTTCCAACGTTCCCGTCACCCGGACCCCCGACGCCCACTGGATGGCCGAGGCCCGCTACCGCGGACAGAAGGTCGTGGTCGTCTCGCCGGACTACGCGGACGCCACCAAGTTCGCCGACGAGTGGCTCCACCCGCATCCGGGCACCGACGGCGCCATGGCCATGGCGATGGGCCACGTCATCCTCAAGGAGTGCTTCGTCGAGCGGCAGGTGCCCTACTTCACCGACTACGTGAAGCGGTTCACGGACCTGCCCTTCCTGGTGGAGCTCGAGGAGCGCGAGCCGGGGCGGCACGTGCCGGGCCGCTTCGTGACGGCCGCGGACCTGCGCCACGCCCGGGACGCGCCGGACGAGGCGACGCGCCGGTGGATGCCCGTCCTGCTGGACGCCGTCACCGGCGGCCCGGTGGTCCCCAACGGGACGCTGGGCGACCGCTGGTCCAAGTTCAGCGAAGGCCGCTGGAACCTCGACCTGGGCGACATCGAGCCGCTCCTCAGCCTCTACGAGGGCGAGGACGGGCTCAGTGCCCGGGTCGTCCTGCCCCGCTTCGACGAGCAGGGCGCGACGCTGGAGCGCAGCGTTCCCGTACAGCGCCTCGGCGACCGCCTGGTGACGACCGTCTTCGACCTGATGCTCGCCCAGTACGGGGTGGGCCGCGGCGGCCTCGACGGGCAGTGGCCGGCCTCGTACGAGGACGCCGCCGTCCCGTGCACCCCGGCCTGGCAGGAGGCCATCACCTCCGTGCCCGCGGGCGCGGTGGTGCGCGCGGCGCGCGAGTTCGCGCGGACGGCCGAGCAGACCCGCGGCCGCTGCATGATCGTGATGGGTGCCGGCACGAACCACTGGTTCCACTCCGACACGATCTACCGCTCCTTCCTGTCCCTGCTGCTGCTCACGGGCTGCCAGGGCGTCAACGGGGGCGGCTGGGCCCACTACGTGGGCCAGGAGAAGGTGCGGCCGTACGCCGGCTGGCAGCAGCTGGCCACCGCCTCCGACTGGGTGCGGCCCTCCCGGCAGATGGCGGGCACACCGTACTGGTACCTGCACACCGACCAGTGGCGCTACGAGGGCTACGCCGCCGACGCGCTCACCTCGCCGACGGCGCGCGGCACCTTCGCCGGCGCGCACACGGCTGACCTGGTGGCCCGCTCGGTGCGGCAGGGATGGATGCCGTCGTACCCCACCTTCTCGGCCAACCCCCTGGAGCTGGGCCGGCAGGCCCACGCCTCCTGGAGGGAACCGGCGGCCTGGGTGGAGCAGCAGTTGGAGGCCGGCCGTCTCGCCTTCGCCTGCGAGGACCCCGACGATCCGGTGAACTGGCCGCGCGTGCTGACGGTGTGGCGGGCCAACCTCATCGGCTCCTCGGCCAAGGGCAACGAGTACTTCCTGCGCCACCTGCTGGGCGCGGACGACAACGCCTCGGCCGCGCAGGCTCCGCAGGAGCACCGGCCGCGGGAGGTGGCCTGGCGGGAGGAGGCACCGCGGGGGAAGCTCGACCTGCTGCTCGCGCTCGACTTCCGCATGACCTCCACCACCCTGTTCGCCGACCTCGTCCTGCCCGCGGCGACCTGGTACGAGAAGCACGACCTGTCGAGCACGGACATGCACCCCTTCGTGCACGCCTTCTCGCCGGCGATCGACCCGCCGTGGCAGGCCCGTACCGACTTCGAGATCTTCCACGGCCTCGCGGCCAAGGTCGCCGAACTGGCGCACGGACGCCTGGAGGACGCCTGGGACCTGGTCGCCACGGCCCTGCAGCACGACACCCCCGGCGAGGCTCCGCCCGAGGGCCCCACCCAACCCCAGTACACGCTGGTCAAACGGGACTACACCGCCCTCGCCGACCAGCTCGCGGCCTTCGGGCCGTTGCCCGACGAACACGGCATGCAGGTCCGCGGCATCACGGTGCACACCACCCCGGAGTCCCACTGGCTCGCCGAACGCTGCGGCACGGCCCGGGAAGGAGCGGCCCGGGGCCGCCCGCTGCTCGACACGGACGTCAAGATGTGCGAGGCGATCCTGGCCCTGTCGGGCACCACGAACGGCCGCGTCGCCGCCGAGGGGTTCCGGCAGCTGGGCGTGCGCTGCGGACCGGGGAGCGGCCTGGAGGAGCTGGCCGCCTCGCTGGCCGAGCGGCGCATCGTCTTCTCCGACACCCAGGCCCGCCCGGTGCAGGTCGGCGCCAGCTTCGAATGGTCCGGCAAGGAGGGGCCGGAGCGGCGCTACGCGCCCTTCACCATCAACACCGAGCACCGCAAGCCCTGGCACACACTGACCGGCCGCCAGCACTTCTACCTCGACCACGAATGGATCGCCGAGTACGGCGAACAACTGCCCGTCTACCGGCCTCCCCTGGATCTCGCCGCCCTGGGGGACCGGCCCCGCCAGGACACGGCGGACGCCGGACGGTCGGTGACGGTCCGGTACCTGACCCCGCACTCGAAGTGGTCCATCCACTCCGAGTACCAGGAGAACCTCCTCATGCAGACCCTGGCCCGGGGAGGCCCCGTCATCTGGCTCGGCCTCGAGGACGCCGCGGCCATCGGGGCCGCGGACAACGACTGGATCGAGGCCGTCAACGCCAACGGCGTGGTCGTCGCCCGCGCCGTCGTCTCCCACCGCATGCCGCCCGGCACGGTGTTCATGTACCACGTCCAAGAACGCCTGGTGAACGTGCCCACCTCCCAGACCACGGGGCGGCGCGGCGGCGTCCACAACGCCCTGACCCGCCTTCTGATCAAACCCACCCATCTGATCGGCGGACACGCCCAGCTCTGCTTCGCCCCCAACTACTACGGCCCCACCGGCAACCAGCGCGACGCCGTCACCGTCATCCGCCGCCGCTCCCAGGAGGTCACGTACTGA
- a CDS encoding PI-PLC domain-containing protein, with translation MVDMDTLRIWSRGRLRSAPAPGPRTAPAARVRRARRRTFVCLLLLALLGAATAASASAPAGTSSAAPVSPGTRAAEAAAARWGDRRLDEAAFLTTHNAFTNYDDSRWSSVNQAESVRAQLDNGVRGLSLDTHWYEHSTWLCVISFGSDCYPSDVYLCHGDCKTFAGATYALPRQSFQGTMQTVVDFLASHPQEVVTVFLEDYVGADQLGQSLGRVRGLPELLFRPDDWGVRQNGWPKVADLVTAGKRLLIFSDRSDREHLGVMYDKSWTVSNYWSLGDMGNDLACVTRWPDVPLDRQEPGFRRLFTMSHHRNVPTVLTAALDNGTKLRSRIAEQCRTATGGRNPNYVSVDFHRLSDGSGHTPASIVAELNGSP, from the coding sequence ATGGTTGACATGGACACGCTCCGAATCTGGTCCCGTGGGCGCCTGCGCAGCGCACCGGCGCCCGGCCCGCGGACCGCCCCCGCCGCACGCGTGAGAAGGGCCCGCCGGCGCACCTTCGTCTGCCTCCTCCTGCTGGCCCTCCTGGGCGCGGCGACCGCGGCGTCCGCCTCGGCCCCGGCCGGAACCTCCTCCGCCGCCCCGGTCTCCCCCGGTACGCGGGCGGCCGAGGCCGCGGCCGCCCGCTGGGGCGACCGCCGCCTCGACGAGGCCGCTTTCCTGACCACCCACAACGCCTTCACCAACTACGACGACTCCCGGTGGAGTTCGGTGAACCAGGCCGAGTCGGTGCGCGCTCAGCTCGACAACGGCGTCCGCGGCCTGAGCCTGGACACGCACTGGTACGAGCACAGCACCTGGCTGTGCGTCATCAGCTTCGGCAGCGACTGCTACCCCAGCGACGTCTACCTGTGCCACGGCGACTGCAAGACCTTCGCCGGTGCCACGTACGCCCTGCCGCGGCAGTCCTTCCAGGGCACGATGCAGACCGTGGTGGACTTCCTCGCCTCCCATCCGCAGGAGGTCGTGACCGTCTTCCTCGAGGACTACGTCGGCGCCGACCAGCTGGGCCAGTCCCTCGGCCGGGTCAGGGGGCTGCCCGAGCTGCTGTTCCGGCCTGACGACTGGGGCGTACGGCAGAACGGCTGGCCGAAGGTGGCCGACCTCGTCACCGCCGGCAAGCGCCTGCTGATCTTCTCCGACCGGTCCGACCGTGAGCACCTGGGCGTCATGTACGACAAGTCCTGGACGGTGAGCAACTACTGGAGCCTCGGGGACATGGGCAACGACCTCGCATGCGTCACCCGCTGGCCCGATGTGCCCTTGGACCGCCAGGAGCCCGGATTCCGGCGGTTGTTCACGATGAGCCACCACCGCAACGTGCCCACCGTCCTCACGGCGGCCCTGGACAACGGCACCAAGCTGCGCAGTCGCATCGCCGAGCAGTGCCGGACCGCGACCGGGGGCCGCAACCCGAACTACGTCTCCGTCGACTTCCACCGGCTGTCGGACGGCAGCGGTCACACACCCGCCTCGATCGTGGCGGAGCTCAACGGGAGTCCCTGA
- a CDS encoding ferredoxin reductase family protein: protein MAWLSRASSRPLDRRRPRRAAAQMKTAPARLRAGLAGGAAAVTLLWAVQVHPSARPDELIGAAAHLTGLLAGYGILAMLFLMARVPAVEHGVGADRLARWHAFGGRWVLVLCGAHGLFALLVYALRTGTDLLTATGALFRYPAVTAAFAGAVLLAGVGLCSARAVRRRVSHEAWRGIHLLTYLAAALGFVHQLAGPDVAATALTAWFWALLHTVVGVLLAWYRGIVPVRQALRHGLRVATVEQEGPGVVSVTVQGGRLRELRAEPGQFFRWRFLTGGLWHTALPFSLSAPARDDRLRITVKALGGHSRRVRGLRPGTRVLATGPFGALTERRRTRPKVLLIAGGIGITPMRALFESLPGGPGDLTLLYRAGDADQLVLRDELEAIAADRQAALHYLVGRSDAAYDPLAPQALRALVPDLSDRDVYLCGPPGMADATTAALIRAGVPAARIHTECFTY, encoded by the coding sequence TTGGCATGGCTCTCCCGCGCGTCCTCCCGGCCCCTCGACCGCCGCCGGCCCCGGCGCGCGGCGGCGCAGATGAAGACCGCGCCCGCGCGGCTGCGCGCCGGCCTGGCCGGCGGGGCGGCCGCCGTCACCCTGCTGTGGGCCGTGCAGGTGCATCCGTCCGCCCGCCCCGACGAACTCATCGGGGCGGCCGCACACCTCACCGGGCTCCTCGCCGGCTACGGGATCCTCGCCATGCTCTTCCTGATGGCGCGCGTGCCCGCGGTCGAGCACGGAGTGGGCGCCGACCGCCTCGCCCGCTGGCACGCCTTCGGCGGCCGGTGGGTTCTGGTCCTGTGCGGCGCCCACGGGCTGTTCGCCCTCCTCGTGTACGCCCTGCGCACCGGGACCGACCTGCTGACCGCCACCGGGGCCCTGTTCCGGTACCCGGCCGTCACCGCCGCGTTCGCGGGAGCCGTGCTGCTGGCCGGGGTGGGGCTGTGCTCCGCCCGGGCCGTCCGCCGCCGGGTCTCCCACGAGGCGTGGCGCGGCATCCACCTCCTCACCTACCTCGCCGCCGCGCTCGGCTTCGTCCACCAGCTCGCCGGCCCCGATGTCGCCGCCACCGCCCTCACCGCCTGGTTCTGGGCCCTGCTGCACACCGTCGTCGGCGTACTGCTCGCCTGGTACCGCGGGATCGTCCCGGTCCGGCAGGCACTGCGGCACGGGCTGCGCGTCGCCACCGTCGAACAGGAGGGCCCCGGGGTGGTCTCCGTCACCGTCCAAGGCGGCCGGCTCCGCGAACTCCGGGCCGAGCCGGGTCAGTTCTTCCGCTGGCGATTCCTGACCGGTGGCCTGTGGCACACCGCCCTGCCGTTCTCGCTCTCCGCACCCGCCCGCGACGACCGCCTCCGCATCACCGTGAAGGCGCTCGGCGGGCACTCGCGGCGCGTGCGCGGGCTCCGGCCCGGCACCAGGGTCCTTGCGACCGGCCCGTTCGGTGCCCTCACCGAACGGCGGCGCACCCGCCCCAAGGTGTTGCTGATCGCCGGCGGCATCGGGATCACTCCGATGCGCGCCCTCTTCGAGTCCCTGCCCGGGGGCCCCGGCGACCTGACTCTGCTGTACCGGGCGGGCGACGCCGATCAACTGGTCCTGCGGGATGAGCTGGAGGCCATCGCCGCCGACCGCCAGGCCGCACTGCACTACCTGGTGGGGCGCTCCGACGCCGCGTACGACCCCCTCGCGCCCCAGGCCCTGCGTGCGCTCGTTCCCGACCTGTCCGACCGTGACGTCTACCTCTGCGGACCGCCCGGCATGGCCGATGCGACCACTGCCGCACTGATCAGGGCAGGCGTCCCCGCCGCGCGCATCCACACGGAGTGCTTCACCTACTGA
- a CDS encoding ribonuclease H family protein, whose amino-acid sequence MSDRIIAACDGAAKGNPGPAGWAWVVADTQGRPERWEAGPLGRATNNVGELTALQRLLESLAPATAVEVRMDSQYAMKAVTQWLPAWKRNGWKTAAGKPVANRELVEQIDALLAERDVEFRYVPAHREDGDHLNAIADQAASDAAVTQQAAGTALGSASMPVPAPARTSASRSKPAAGAGAGAGAGAGAGAGAKKSTRSRSSIKAKFPGSCPCGTPYAVGDMITKLDSRWGHPGCASALEA is encoded by the coding sequence ATGTCTGATCGCATCATTGCCGCTTGTGACGGCGCGGCCAAGGGGAACCCCGGACCGGCCGGCTGGGCGTGGGTCGTCGCCGACACGCAGGGCCGACCGGAGCGCTGGGAGGCCGGACCGCTGGGCCGGGCCACCAACAACGTGGGTGAGCTCACCGCCCTTCAGCGGCTGCTGGAGTCCCTGGCCCCGGCGACCGCCGTCGAGGTCCGGATGGACTCCCAGTACGCCATGAAGGCGGTGACCCAATGGCTCCCGGCCTGGAAGCGCAACGGGTGGAAGACCGCGGCCGGCAAACCCGTGGCCAACCGGGAGCTCGTCGAGCAGATCGACGCGCTGCTGGCCGAGCGGGACGTGGAGTTCCGCTATGTCCCGGCGCACCGGGAGGACGGCGACCACTTGAATGCGATCGCCGACCAGGCCGCCAGTGACGCCGCCGTCACCCAGCAGGCGGCCGGCACGGCACTCGGCAGCGCGTCGATGCCCGTGCCCGCTCCCGCCCGTACGTCCGCGTCGCGCTCGAAGCCTGCAGCCGGAGCCGGAGCCGGAGCCGGAGCCGGAGCCGGAGCCGGAGCCGGAGCCAAGAAGTCCACCCGCAGCCGGAGCTCGATCAAGGCGAAGTTCCCCGGCAGCTGCCCCTGCGGAACGCCGTACGCGGTCGGCGACATGATCACCAAGCTCGACAGCCGCTGGGGGCACCCGGGCTGCGCCAGTGCCCTAGAAGCGTAA
- a CDS encoding nucleoside hydrolase: MPVPIIIDCDPGHDDALAIMLAAGDPAVDLLAITTVAGNQTLEKTTLNARRVCTVAGITDVPIAAGCARPLVQALKVADDVHGVSGLDGPRFPEPTVDVVAEHAVDLMYRILTRHPEPVTLVPTAPLTNIALLLTRHPDVASRIREIVLMGGSTERGNRTPAAEFNIQADPEAADIVFRSGVPLTMCGLNVTHQALATPEIVARFERLGTELGHVCAELLTFFGSTYRTLWGFPDPPLHDPVAVARVIDPGIVGCVDANVVVELQGRYTRGATVVDLHRYTDRPVNAQVALTLESGLFWDRMVAAVTALGDRTA, from the coding sequence GTGCCCGTACCGATCATCATCGACTGCGACCCCGGACACGACGACGCCCTCGCGATCATGCTTGCGGCGGGTGACCCCGCAGTCGACCTGCTGGCCATCACCACGGTCGCAGGCAATCAGACGCTCGAGAAGACCACACTGAACGCGCGCCGGGTCTGCACGGTCGCGGGCATCACCGATGTGCCCATCGCGGCCGGCTGCGCCCGCCCGCTGGTCCAGGCACTGAAGGTGGCGGACGACGTGCACGGCGTGTCCGGTCTCGACGGGCCGCGCTTCCCCGAACCCACCGTGGACGTGGTCGCCGAGCACGCGGTGGACCTCATGTACCGGATCCTGACCCGGCACCCGGAGCCGGTCACCCTCGTCCCGACGGCGCCGTTGACCAACATCGCCCTGCTGCTGACCCGCCATCCCGATGTCGCCTCCCGCATCCGGGAGATCGTCCTCATGGGCGGCTCGACGGAGCGGGGCAACCGGACCCCGGCCGCCGAGTTCAACATCCAAGCGGATCCGGAAGCCGCGGACATCGTCTTCCGCAGCGGTGTTCCGCTCACCATGTGCGGTCTGAACGTCACGCACCAAGCGCTCGCCACACCCGAGATCGTCGCCCGATTCGAGCGGCTGGGCACCGAACTGGGGCACGTCTGCGCCGAGCTGCTCACCTTCTTCGGGTCGACCTACCGCACGCTGTGGGGGTTCCCGGACCCGCCGCTGCACGATCCGGTCGCCGTCGCCCGGGTGATCGACCCGGGCATCGTGGGCTGCGTGGATGCGAACGTGGTCGTCGAGCTGCAGGGCCGGTACACACGGGGCGCCACCGTCGTGGATCTGCACCGGTACACGGACCGACCGGTGAACGCGCAGGTGGCGCTCACTCTGGAAAGCGGCCTGTTCTGGGACCGGATGGTCGCCGCCGTGACGGCTCTCGGCGACCGTACGGCCTGA
- a CDS encoding maleylpyruvate isomerase family mycothiol-dependent enzyme: MNPAQHGAAVAAETARFVATVKAADLSTPVPTCPGWTLADLTQHVGSVHRWFTALLRRRIQQPPTSREVDLRLPEDPEGLPDWLAASAAEAAEVFAATDLDAPMWAWGVDQHARFWVRRMLFETLVHRADAELALGISPHIDRVLAVDGIDEFLTNLPFASSFAPLTGQLRAPDRTVRFSCTDGAGDWLIGLHPDGFGLVADSAEPRAADATVQGSAADLLLLLYGRLDRRSDAFRLLGDPDLLTHWFAHSAF; this comes from the coding sequence ATGAACCCCGCCCAGCACGGAGCGGCCGTCGCAGCCGAGACCGCCCGATTCGTCGCCACGGTCAAGGCGGCCGACCTCTCCACCCCCGTGCCGACCTGCCCCGGCTGGACCCTCGCCGACCTCACGCAGCACGTCGGCAGCGTGCACCGCTGGTTCACCGCGCTGCTTCGCCGGCGCATCCAGCAGCCGCCGACCAGCCGAGAGGTGGACCTGCGCCTGCCGGAGGACCCCGAGGGCCTCCCCGACTGGCTGGCCGCGAGCGCCGCGGAGGCCGCCGAGGTGTTCGCCGCCACCGACCTGGACGCACCGATGTGGGCCTGGGGAGTCGACCAGCATGCCCGGTTCTGGGTCCGGCGCATGCTCTTCGAGACCCTCGTCCACCGCGCCGACGCAGAGCTCGCACTCGGCATCTCACCGCACATCGACCGCGTACTGGCGGTCGACGGCATCGACGAGTTCCTCACCAACCTGCCGTTCGCATCCTCCTTCGCACCGCTGACCGGCCAACTGCGCGCCCCTGACCGGACCGTACGCTTCAGCTGCACGGACGGCGCCGGCGACTGGCTGATCGGCCTGCACCCCGACGGCTTCGGGCTCGTGGCCGACAGCGCCGAGCCCCGTGCGGCGGACGCCACGGTGCAGGGTTCGGCTGCAGACCTGCTCCTGCTCCTCTACGGCCGCCTGGACCGCCGGAGCGACGCCTTCCGCCTGCTCGGCGACCCGGACCTGCTCACCCACTGGTTCGCCCACTCGGCCTTCTAG